A single genomic interval of Antechinus flavipes isolate AdamAnt ecotype Samford, QLD, Australia chromosome 1, AdamAnt_v2, whole genome shotgun sequence harbors:
- the ENC1 gene encoding ectoderm-neural cortex protein 1 produces the protein MSVSMHENRKSRASTGSINIYLFHKSSYADSVLTHLNLLRQQRLFTDVLLHAGNRTFPCHRAVLAACSRYFEAMFSGGLKESQSSEVNFDNSIHPEVLELLLDYAYSSRVIINEENAESLLEAGDMLEFQDIRDACAEFLEKNLHPTNCLGMLLLSDAHQCTKLYELSWRMCLSNFQTISKNEDFLQLPQDMVVQLLSSEELETEDERLVYESAINWISYDLSKRHCYLPELLQTVRLALLPAIYLMENVAMEELITKQRKSKEIVEEAIRCKLKILQNDGVVTSLCARPRKTGHALFLLGGQTFMCDKLYLVDQKAKEIIPKADIPSPRKEFSACAIGCKVYITGGRGSENGVSKDVWVYDTLHEEWSKAAPMLVARFGHGSAELKHCLYVVGGHTAATGCLPASPSVSLKQVEQYDPVTNKWTMVAPLREGVSNAAVVSAKLKLFAFGGTSVSHDKLPKVQCYDQCENRWTVPATCPQPWRYTAAAVLGNQIFIMGGDTEFSACSAYKFNSETYQWTKVGDVTAKRMSCHAVASGNKLYVVGGYFGIQRCKTLDCYDPTLDVWNSITTVPYSLIPTAFVSTWKHLPS, from the coding sequence atgtcaGTCAGCATGCACGAAAATCGCAAATCTCGGGCCAGTACTGGCTCAATTAATATATATCTGTTCCACAAATCTTCGTATGCGGACAGTGTCCTCACACACCTGAATCTTTTGCGCCAGCAGCGGCTCTTTACAGATGTCCTTCTCCATGCAGGAAACAGGACTTTCCCTTGCCACAGAGCCGTATTGGCTGCGTGCAGTCGCTACTTTGAAGCCATGTTTAGTGGTGGTCTCAAAGAGAGCCAGTCCAGTGAAGTCAACTTTGACAACTCTATCCATCCCGAAGTCTTGGAGCTGCTCCTCGATTACGCGTATTCCTCCCGAGTCATCATCAATGAGGAGAATGCAGAATCCCTCCTGGAAGCCGGAGACATGTTAGAATTCCAGGACATCCGAGACGCTTGTGCGGAGTTCCTTGAAAAGAATCTCCATCCCACCAACTGCCTCGGGATGCTGCTGCTGTCTGACGCACACCAGTGCACCAAACTCTACGAACTCTCCTGGAGGATGTGCCTCAGCAACTTCCAGACCATCAGTAAAAATGAAGATTTCCTTCAGCTGCCCCAGGACATGGTGGTCCAGCTCCTGTCCAGCGAGGAGCTGGAGACTGAAGATGAACGGCTGGTGTATGAGTCTGCTATTAACTGGATCAGCTACGACCTGAGCAAGCGCCACTGCTACCTTCCCGAGCTGCTGCAGACCGTGAGGCTGGCTCTCTTGCCAGCCATCTATCTCATGGAAAACGTAGCCATGGAAGAGCTCATCACCAAACAGAGGAAAAGCAAAGAGATTGTGGAAGAGGCGATAAGATGCAAATTGAAAATCTTGCAGAACGACGGCGTCGTCACCAGCCTTTGTGCTCGCCCTCGCAAAACCGGCCATGCCCTTTTCCTCCTGGGAGGCCAGACCTTCATGTGTGACAAACTGTACCTTGTGGACCAAAAAGCGAAGGAGATCATCCCCAAGGCAGACATCCCCAGCCCGAGGAAAGAGTTCAGTGCTTGTGCAATCGGATGCAAAGTGTACATCACCGGTGGGCGGGGCTCGGAGAACGGGGTCTCCAAGGATGTCTGGGTCTATGACACTCTTCATGAAGAATGGTCGAAAGCGGCCCCCATGCTGGTGGCCAGGTTTGGTCACGGTTCCGCCGAGCTCAAGCACTGTCTCTATGTAGTCGGCGGACATACAGCGGCCACTGGTTGCCTACCTGCTTCCCCGTCTGTCTCATTAAAGCAAGTAGAACAGTACGACCCCGTGACCAACAAATGGACGATGGTTGCCCCCCTCCGAGAAGGCGTGAGCAACGCCGCCGTGGTGAGTGCCAAACTGAAGTTATTTGCTTTCGGCGGGACCAGCGTCAGCCACGATAAGCTGCCCAAAGTCCAGTGTTACGACCAGTGCGAGAACAGATGGACAGTCCCAGCCACTTGCCCGCAGCCCTGGCGGTACACGGCAGCAGCTGTGCTGGGCAACCAGATTTTTATTATGGGTGGAGACACCGAATTCTCTGCGTGCTCAGCTTACAAGTTCAACAGTGAGACATACCAGTGGACCAAGGTGGGAGATGTGACAGCCAAGCGCATGAGCTGCCACGCAGTAGCATCTGGAAACAAACTTTATGTGGTTGGCGGCTACTTCGGTATCCAAAGGTGCAAAACCCTGGACTGCTACGATCCGACCTTGGACGTGTGGAACAGCATCACCACGGTCCCCTACTCTCTCATTCCTACGGCGTTTGTCAGTACTTGGAAACATCTTCCCTCCTAA